From the genome of Alicyclobacillus sp. SO9:
ATGAGCGGGGCCGCGCGGGGATGTTCCTGGCTATGCAATATCCGGCTGAAGTATCCGGTGTATCCAATGCCAACTTCCTGCGTACTGCATTGAATTCAAGGCTCGGCGAGGGGAATGAAATGCCTGTTATTAAGTTCCACCGGTCCTTGCAAAAGAAAATGAAAGAACTGGATATTGATCCTTCCTTTGCAGACAGGTACCTAAATGAAGGTTTTTCCGGCGGAGAGAAAAAGAGGAATGAAATTCTTCAGATGGCAATGCTTGAACCGCGTATTGCGATTTTGGATGAGATTGACTCGGGGTTGGACATTGATGCACTCAAAGTTGTTTCCAGTGCAGTCAACTCGTTGCGTTCGCCAGAGACTGGCTTCTTGATTATTACGCACTATCAGCGTTTGCTTCAATATATTGAACCGGATTTCGTGCACATTATGATGCAAGGACGGATTGTGAAGTCCGGCGACAAGAAACTGGCAGAGTATCTCGAAGCAAACGGTTATGACGGTTTGAAACAGGAGTTGGGTATTGTCGACGAAACTGTCGGAGCAGAGGCATAAGGAGGGGACAAACGTGGCAGAGGAACTTACAACAGCAGCAACGTCTTCCCTTGTGCAAGAACTGGTTGCTCGACATCAGGAACCGGAGTGGCTGAGGCAGAAGAGGGAAGAGGCATGGAAGACGTTTGCACAACTGCCTTCACCTAAACTGGAAAAAACAGATGTGCGTAAACGCACATGGGAAGTCAGCGAACTGTCGGCTAAGACGGACGGACGACCCCAGGAAGAAATTGCAGCAGTTTTGGATGCTGCTGCAGAACAACCCTTTATCTATCTAAGGGACGGATACCTGATGCAGTCCAACCTACCCTCGGACCTGAAAAGCCAGGGTGTTGTGGTCGAAGATTTGCAAACTGCAGTGACCCATCATGAAGCACTGCTTAGAGAACACCTTGGTACGGTCGTTGATGACACGGAATCAAAGTGGGCGGCCTTAAATGCAGCCATATGGGAAAATGGTGTCTTTGTATATATTCCCAAGGAAGTTGCAGTGGAGAGTCCGATACAGTTCATCTATGAAGAATCACTTGCCGGGGGCGGTGCGAGGCCGCGGGTGCTGATTGTTGCGGAAACGGGATCGAAAGCGGAGTTTTCCGAATTGAGCTTTACGCCCCAGGACGGAGTGCGAGGCCGTGTACACAGTGAGGTCATGGAAGTCGTTGCGGACGTAGATTCTCATCTCAAGATTTCGGCTGTGACACAGTTTCACAAGGGCCCAACCAACTTTGTCCTGCGCCGAGCGAAAGTTGCAAAGGATGCAAAGGTGGAGTGGATTGCCGGGGATATCGGCGATGGATTTACTGTTGCGCTCGTGGAGAGTCGGCTTGAGGGCAGCGGCGCAATGTCATCTTCCCGGGCACTGGGATTTGGATTCGGCCGGCAGCGACTTGACTTGACGTTGAGTATGGATCATTACGGACGCTCATCAGAGAGCGACATCGTTATGCACGGAGTCATGCTTGGAAAAGCAAACTCTGTGTACCGAAGCTCAAGTCACATCCGCAAAGGAGCAGCGGATGCAGCAAGCGAGCAAAGCGACAGAATGCTGGTCCTGAACAAATCAACTCGTGCAGATGCGATTCCAATGCTGTTGATTGATGACAATAATGTTCGCCGGTGCGGGCACGCAGCCAGTGTCGGGAAATTGGATGAGATACAAATTTACTACTTGATGTCCCGCGGTGTGAGCAAAACGGAAGCGACCAAGATGATTGTTTGGGGCTATTTGGCGCCCACCGTTGACTTAATTCCTGTTGAAAGTATGAGACATTTGTTGTCAAGACGAATTGACGAGGAGTTGGAAGCATGAATCCTCTTGACATGAATCCTCTTGAGTTGAAACGGGATTTTCCGATTCTTCAACAGGAGATCAACGGGCATCCTCTCATCTATTTGGACAGTGCTGCTACATCACAAAAGCCACAGACAGTGCTCGATGTGGTGCAGCGGTACTACCAGCAAGATAATGCAAATGTTCACCGTGGTGTCCACACACTGGGGTCTCGTGCGACGGAAGCTTACGAACTGGCACGAGAGAAAGTGGCTCATTTTATTAATGCGCCCTCATCTGAGCAAATTGTGTTTACGCGGGGAACGACGGAATCCATTAACATGGTGGCTTACGGCTATGCGCGTCTAACTCTGCAAGAGGGAGACGAAATTGTAACGACGGCTGCCGAGCACCATAGCAACTTAGTGCCGTGGCAGCAGGTTGCTCGCGTAACTGGAGCAAAACTGAAATTCATCCCGCTGGAGCAGGACGGTACTGTTACAATGGAAGCTGTACGTGAGGTTATCACTGAGAAGACCAAACTGGTTGCCATTGCACACGTGTCAAATGTACTTGGCACCATCAACCCCATTAAGGAAATTTCCAAAGTTGCCCATGACGCAGGTGCGATTCTGGTGGTGGACGGCGCTCAGAGTGTGCCTCATATGTCAGTGGATGTAAAAGAGTTGGACTGTGACTTCTTGGCTTTTTCCGGACACAAAATGTGCGGTCCTTCAGGTGTGGGAGTGCTTTACGGAAAACGCTCTTTGCTGGATAAAATGGAGCCTACCTACTTTGGCGGCGAGATGATTGATGTGGTCGAACTGGAGGAATCCACTTGGAAGGATACCCCGTGGAAGTTCGAGGGCGGTACACCCATCATTGCGGGTGCTATCGGTTTGGGGGCCGCCATTGATTACCTGAGTGAAGTGGGGATGGAGAACGTTCATCGTCATGATACGGAATTAGCTGCATACGCTATGGAGCGTTTGTCTGAGCTGGATGACATCGAAGTATACGGGCCGGCCGCAGGTAAGGAGCGGGGCGGTCTAGTCACTTTCAACCTCAAGGGGGTTCATCCGCACGATGTGTCAACGGTGCTTGACGCTGAAGGAGTGGCGGTTCGTGCCGGTCATCACTGTGCGCAACCTTTGATGAAGTTTTTGGAAGTGCCGTCAACCGCACGAGCCAGCTTTTATATGTATAACACGAAGTCTGATATTGACGCCTTGGTAAAAGCCTTGGAGTCAGCGAAGGAGTTCTTTCACCATGCAATTGGATGATTTATACCGCCAAGTCATCATGGATCACTATCAGCATCCGAGAAACAGTGGGAAAATTGATGAAGGCACTGTGGATGTGGATATGCGAAACCCCAGCTGCGGAGATGAAATCACTCTTCAACTGCTTGTAAAGGACGGCGTGATTCAAGATGTGAAGTTCCTTGGAAGCGGGTGCTCCATTTCCATATCTTCCGCTTCGATGATGACCGAAGCTGTGATGGGAAAGACAGTTGAAGAAGCTTTGCAGATGCAGGAACTGTTTCGCCAGATGGTGAAGGGCGAAGATATAGATGCAGAGGAATTAGGCGATTTGGAATCTTTACAAGGCGTGTCCAAGTTTCCGGCACGCTTCAAGTGTGCAACGCTTGGCTGGCAGGCCCTTGAGAAGGCATTGCAAAAGCAAGAAGCGGACGCATAAGAGTCACGGAAATGAATTCACATACGGATTCATTGAAGACGGTCTTACGGGTTCGCTGAAGATAGGCTTTGAAAGCTGATTTTGGACACAATTCAGTACAAGGAGGTCGATTGTCGTGGCGAAGACAATGCCGAATTTGGAAGAGTATAAGTATGGGTTCCACGATAAGGACGTTTCTGTTGTCAAGTTTCAAAAAGGCTTGAACAAGAAAATCGTTGAACAGATTTCCATGATGAAGAATGAACCTGGTTGGATGACAGACTTCCGTCTGCGCTCCTTGGAGTTGTTTGAAAAGCAGAAAATGCCCAACTGGGGCGGCGATCTGTCTGATCTCAACTTTGACGATATCACGTACTATGTAAAACCTTCCGAGCGACAGGGCAAGACATGGGAGGAAGTTCCGAGCGAAATTAAGAACACATTTGATAAGCTCGGAATTCCTGAAGCGGAACAAAAGTACCTCGCTGGTGTGTCAGCGCAGTACGAGTCCGAGGTTGTGTATCACTCTATGCGTAAGGACCTGGAGGATCTCGGTATTCTGTTCACAGATACAGACACTGCCCTTCGCGAGTATCCTGAACTGTTCAAGGAGTACTTCGGCACCGTTGTACCTCCTGAAGACAACAAGTTTGCAGCGTTGAACAGCGCAGTGTGGAGCGGAGGAAGTTTCATTTACGTACCAAAAGGCGTCAAAAGTGATGTCCCGCTCCAGGCTTACTTCAGGATTAATTCGGAGAACATGGGACAGTTCGAAAGAACTTTGATTCTCTGTGATGATGACAGCTTCGTGCACTATGTCGAAGGGTGCACAGCACCGGTTTACAGCACCAACTCTCTGCACAGTGCCGTTGTCGAAATTGTGGTGAAGGACAATGCTCGCTGTCGTTATTCAACCATTCAGAACTGGGCCCCCAATGTCTATAATCTAGTGACAAAGCGTGCCGTAGCGTATAAGAACGCTACGATGGAATGGGTAGACGGCAACATTGGTTCACAACTGACCATGAAATACCCAAGTGTCTATATGATGGAGGAAGGCGCCAAAGCGATGGTGCTATCCATTGCTGTAGGCGGTAAAGGACAACATCAGGACGCAGGAGCAAAGGTGGTTCACAATGCTCCGAATACGACTTCAACGATTGTCTCCAAGTCCATCAGTAAGCAGGGCGGAAAAACTACGTATCGCGGCTTGACCAGTTTTGCGCCAAATGCTTACGGCTCCAAGTCCAACGTAAAGTGTGACACACTTCTGTTTGACGAAAATTCAACTTCGGATACCATGCCGTACAATGAAATTATGAACGATGACGTTACATTGGAACACGAGGCGACTGTATCCAAGGTCAGCGAAGAGCAACTGTTCTATTTGATGAGTCGCGGGTTGTCGGAAGAAGAAGCCACTCGGATGATTGTCATGGGCTTTATCGAACCTTTCACGCGTGAACTGCCGATGGAATACGCGGTGGAAATGAATCGCCTGATTAAGTTTGAAATGGAAGGTTCTGTAGGATAATGTTAAAGCGGGTTTGGGAAGCGTGATGCTTCCCAAACGTCCGATTTGATATGAATTGTGTCGATGTGTCTGAAGAGTTGAAGAGTTGAAGAGTTGAAGAGTTGAAGATGAACGGAGATGTGCGTGTGAGTTGGACGAAGGTGGCTTCTGCAGCGGAAGTTGCAAAAGGAAGCATGAGGAATGTAGAAATCGATGACGAATATATCGGTGTGTATCATACGATGGAAGATGAATGGTATGCCACCTCGAACATCTGTACCCATGCAGGGGAGACTTTGACGGACGGAACACTGGAGGGCTGTGTCGTTCAGTGTCCCAAACACGGAGGACAGTTTGACGTTTCGACGGGTGCGGCAGTGAAGTTTCCGTGCGTGATGCCTGTGGAGACTTACCAAATTGAGATTCGGGACGGTGAAGTGTACATCGACTTTGAGGAGTAATTCGGACAAAGCGAATTCAACCTCAAGGGCGAGTGCTTCTCAGAGATACAGCAGTCTTTGCTAACCCGAACGGAAAGCTGAGGGGATAGGCTTTGAAGGTCGCCAAGAAGACGGAATATGGCCTTAGGGCAATGGTTGCACTGGCTTTGATGGCAGGTGAGCGCCATGCTGTACCCCTTCGTACAATTGCAGAGTCTGAGAATATTCCTGAGCCTTTCCTCGATCAAATCGTAGCAAAACTCAGAAAGGCAGGCTTTGTGAAAAGTGTACGAGGCGTAAATGGCGGGTACATGCTGAGCAGAGCTGCGTCTGATATTAAAATTGGTTCATTGGTAAGAGTACTTGAAGGTTCTCTGTCCCCCATTGGATGCATTGGGGATGACGTGCAAGCTGTTGAGGAATTCTGTTGTAGAGTGGAAGGCTGTCATACTAGGCCAGTGTGGATTCGGGTTATGGATGCAGTCACCAGAGCATTGGACTCTATATCATTAGAAGACGTCATGCACGATGAAGTGCCCGTGGAAACAGTTCTGAGCGAATCGTAATCGCGTTGCACCGTAATTAGAAGCAGTCGGAAGCGTGTGTCGAGGGACTGTGGGAGTACAGGGTGATTTCAAGGGATTGAATGGATTAAATGAGGATTCGTCTGAGTCTAGCCGTGTCCGACCAACACTATAAAGCTGGCCCTGCGAGCAGCCCGTGAGAAGGTACCGACCGCAGGAGGCCAAAATCTAAGGCAGCCCGCAAGTAATTTTGGGCGCCTATTTTTGTCGACAGCCAAAGGTTGTTTTTCGTATGCGATGACGCGGACTTCCCGCAGGCTCGCAGCATGACAAGCAGGTGATTGGACGATTAGTTCTTTTGAATAGATTAGGAAGATAAACAGGACAGTCCTGTTTATCTACAATATTAGGATAGTCCAATTGGAAAACGGGTTGGATTGTACGATAAGCGGATGGACCTGGTCGCCGCAGAGGATGAGGCCCTCGGATGGCGAGGCACGGGTTCTGAATCAAGGGGACAGGCCTGGAATCAAAGGGATAGGCCCGAAATCAAGGGGATAGGCCCAAATCAAGGGGACAGTCCTGGAATAAGGATCCCAAAAGAGCTTATATGGATCTGACGGCTCTGTGTTATTGAAATAGACTCCCCAGAAGAGCTTAAGCAAGCAATTATAGCCCGAAATGGCACTCTCACTGCCACTTAAGCTCCTCTCAGGAGCTTATTAGGCCGCTTTGTAACAGAAAGCGAGAAATAAGCACCTGTGGGATCGCTATCAGGCAGTCGTTACCTTTGCATATACCCCTGATGGGTATTGGCACTTCAAAGCCCCCGAATCGTGCTCCAAAGTTGCACTCCAAAGTTACCAACCACATCCAGGCTGGGGTGTGGGATTGAGTGATTGGACGATTAGTTCTTTTGAATAGATTAAGAAGATAAACAGGACAGTCCTGTTTATCTACAATATTAGGATAGTCCAATTGGAAAACGGGTTGGATTGTACGATAAGCGGATGGACTAGGTCGCCGCAGAGGATGAGGCCCTCGGATGGCGAGGTATGGGTCCTGAATCAAAGGGATAGGCCCGAAATCAAGAGGACAGGCCTGGAATAAGGATCCCAAAAGAGCTTATATGGATCTGACGGCTCTGTGTTATTGAAATAGACTCCCCAGAAGAGCTTAAGCAAGCAATTTTAGCCCGAAATGGCACTCTCACTGCCACTTAAGCTCCTCCCAGGAGCTTATTAGGCGGCTTTGTAACAGAAAGCGAGAAATAAGCACCTGTGGGATCGCTATCAGGCAGTCGTTACCTTTGCATATACCCCTGATGGGTATTGGCACTTCAAAGCCCCCGAATCGTGCTCCAAAGTTGCACTCCAAATCGACTACAGACATCCAGGATAGGTAATATATGGACTGTTGTCTACTTAGACGTACCAAGCCCCATCCAAGCTAGACACGCGATCCATCAAAAGCCAAGGTCTGTCTTTGGCATTTGCTTTACTTGTTCCAACTCTTCATCACGTTTCCTACAGGCTTCTAAGTAGGCATTGTACATAGACCGAATGTCGGGATTGCCTGCTGTAACCTGCTGATCCAACAGTAGATGGTGGTTGCGTCGGTCATAGGAAATGTGGTTGCTTGGATTATAGCCCTTATCCCGCAGCAAGCCGAGTAATTGT
Proteins encoded in this window:
- the sufC gene encoding Fe-S cluster assembly ATPase SufC, with protein sequence MAAPHLQIKDLHVSVEDKEIVKGLNLDIHGGEIHAIMGPNGTGKSTLSSALMGHPAYKVTSGTATLDGEDLLSMAVDERGRAGMFLAMQYPAEVSGVSNANFLRTALNSRLGEGNEMPVIKFHRSLQKKMKELDIDPSFADRYLNEGFSGGEKKRNEILQMAMLEPRIAILDEIDSGLDIDALKVVSSAVNSLRSPETGFLIITHYQRLLQYIEPDFVHIMMQGRIVKSGDKKLAEYLEANGYDGLKQELGIVDETVGAEA
- a CDS encoding SufD family Fe-S cluster assembly protein, with protein sequence MAEELTTAATSSLVQELVARHQEPEWLRQKREEAWKTFAQLPSPKLEKTDVRKRTWEVSELSAKTDGRPQEEIAAVLDAAAEQPFIYLRDGYLMQSNLPSDLKSQGVVVEDLQTAVTHHEALLREHLGTVVDDTESKWAALNAAIWENGVFVYIPKEVAVESPIQFIYEESLAGGGARPRVLIVAETGSKAEFSELSFTPQDGVRGRVHSEVMEVVADVDSHLKISAVTQFHKGPTNFVLRRAKVAKDAKVEWIAGDIGDGFTVALVESRLEGSGAMSSSRALGFGFGRQRLDLTLSMDHYGRSSESDIVMHGVMLGKANSVYRSSSHIRKGAADAASEQSDRMLVLNKSTRADAIPMLLIDDNNVRRCGHAASVGKLDEIQIYYLMSRGVSKTEATKMIVWGYLAPTVDLIPVESMRHLLSRRIDEELEA
- a CDS encoding cysteine desulfurase, with the translated sequence MNPLELKRDFPILQQEINGHPLIYLDSAATSQKPQTVLDVVQRYYQQDNANVHRGVHTLGSRATEAYELAREKVAHFINAPSSEQIVFTRGTTESINMVAYGYARLTLQEGDEIVTTAAEHHSNLVPWQQVARVTGAKLKFIPLEQDGTVTMEAVREVITEKTKLVAIAHVSNVLGTINPIKEISKVAHDAGAILVVDGAQSVPHMSVDVKELDCDFLAFSGHKMCGPSGVGVLYGKRSLLDKMEPTYFGGEMIDVVELEESTWKDTPWKFEGGTPIIAGAIGLGAAIDYLSEVGMENVHRHDTELAAYAMERLSELDDIEVYGPAAGKERGGLVTFNLKGVHPHDVSTVLDAEGVAVRAGHHCAQPLMKFLEVPSTARASFYMYNTKSDIDALVKALESAKEFFHHAIG
- the sufU gene encoding Fe-S cluster assembly sulfur transfer protein SufU, with protein sequence MQLDDLYRQVIMDHYQHPRNSGKIDEGTVDVDMRNPSCGDEITLQLLVKDGVIQDVKFLGSGCSISISSASMMTEAVMGKTVEEALQMQELFRQMVKGEDIDAEELGDLESLQGVSKFPARFKCATLGWQALEKALQKQEADA
- the sufB gene encoding Fe-S cluster assembly protein SufB, with amino-acid sequence MPNLEEYKYGFHDKDVSVVKFQKGLNKKIVEQISMMKNEPGWMTDFRLRSLELFEKQKMPNWGGDLSDLNFDDITYYVKPSERQGKTWEEVPSEIKNTFDKLGIPEAEQKYLAGVSAQYESEVVYHSMRKDLEDLGILFTDTDTALREYPELFKEYFGTVVPPEDNKFAALNSAVWSGGSFIYVPKGVKSDVPLQAYFRINSENMGQFERTLILCDDDSFVHYVEGCTAPVYSTNSLHSAVVEIVVKDNARCRYSTIQNWAPNVYNLVTKRAVAYKNATMEWVDGNIGSQLTMKYPSVYMMEEGAKAMVLSIAVGGKGQHQDAGAKVVHNAPNTTSTIVSKSISKQGGKTTYRGLTSFAPNAYGSKSNVKCDTLLFDENSTSDTMPYNEIMNDDVTLEHEATVSKVSEEQLFYLMSRGLSEEEATRMIVMGFIEPFTRELPMEYAVEMNRLIKFEMEGSVG
- a CDS encoding non-heme iron oxygenase ferredoxin subunit, which encodes MSWTKVASAAEVAKGSMRNVEIDDEYIGVYHTMEDEWYATSNICTHAGETLTDGTLEGCVVQCPKHGGQFDVSTGAAVKFPCVMPVETYQIEIRDGEVYIDFEE
- a CDS encoding Rrf2 family transcriptional regulator — its product is MKVAKKTEYGLRAMVALALMAGERHAVPLRTIAESENIPEPFLDQIVAKLRKAGFVKSVRGVNGGYMLSRAASDIKIGSLVRVLEGSLSPIGCIGDDVQAVEEFCCRVEGCHTRPVWIRVMDAVTRALDSISLEDVMHDEVPVETVLSES